The Spiroplasma clarkii genome has a window encoding:
- a CDS encoding aminotransferase class V-fold PLP-dependent enzyme, producing MNTKSVIFTPGPQKVEGILDKERAVFHRSYEMQNLIAELVAEMKTYFKKQHAYLYPIPGTDVIDLFIRSVDKKQQKCAGLINTGYWAHNIANVLEGNNIKVNEYARDIFNKSEAELVEIFSQEPATVFYAIASETSTGEFFNYKNIYKALKKTGKYLFMDAISLPVFYFEGNDKYNFDADFTIYSSAKTFHAMPGFNFIVTDIDVATEPLFSNASYSSLKLYADFLKKNQFPNTINTLLFMDFKKCFEYTIFNIPQIKAKIKNLREHLLQKLNDKEIIYLNQEHDAVTNLMALKLPDYMVSDEFMKFTEAQNLFVGRDLMGQNSIRVCFNSYNTIAEVDFLIKLIKDFKKISLK from the coding sequence ATGAATACCAAATCAGTGATTTTTACACCTGGACCACAAAAGGTTGAAGGAATTTTAGATAAAGAAAGAGCAGTTTTTCACCGTTCATATGAAATGCAAAACCTAATTGCAGAATTGGTTGCAGAAATGAAAACATATTTTAAAAAGCAACATGCTTACTTGTATCCAATTCCAGGAACAGATGTAATTGACCTCTTTATAAGAAGTGTTGATAAAAAGCAACAAAAATGTGCAGGATTGATCAACACAGGTTATTGAGCACATAACATTGCAAATGTTTTGGAAGGTAACAACATCAAAGTTAATGAATATGCTCGTGATATTTTTAATAAATCAGAGGCTGAATTAGTAGAAATTTTTAGTCAAGAACCAGCAACAGTTTTTTATGCAATTGCTTCAGAAACCAGTACAGGTGAGTTTTTTAATTATAAAAACATCTACAAGGCATTGAAAAAAACAGGTAAATATTTATTTATGGATGCAATTAGCTTGCCAGTTTTTTATTTTGAAGGTAATGATAAATATAATTTTGATGCAGATTTTACAATTTATAGTTCTGCTAAAACTTTTCATGCTATGCCTGGATTTAATTTCATTGTTACAGATATTGATGTAGCAACTGAACCATTATTTAGTAATGCCAGTTACTCATCACTAAAGTTATATGCAGATTTTTTGAAGAAAAATCAATTTCCAAACACTATCAACACATTATTATTTATGGATTTTAAAAAATGTTTTGAATACACAATCTTTAATATTCCCCAAATTAAAGCTAAAATTAAAAATTTGCGAGAACATCTATTGCAGAAATTAAATGACAAAGAAATTATTTATTTAAATCAAGAACATGATGCTGTTACTAATTTAATGGCATTAAAATTACCTGATTACATGGTTTCTGATGAGTTTATGAAATTTACTGAGGCTCAAAATTTATTTGTTGGCCGAGATTTAATGGGTCAAAACTCAATAAGGGTTTGCTTTAATTCTTACAACACAATTGCTGAAGTTGATTTTTTAATAAAACTTATTAAAGATTTTAAAAAAATTAGTTTAAAATAA
- a CDS encoding single-stranded DNA-binding protein, with amino-acid sequence MNNVTIIGQIEGAPQLIYSSKDGNKKLYKFVLRVPRWSKAKENTVVNDYINVKIWNSVLGDEDDYFDQAYIAIEGRLVSFGITDSQNYGNELVANKIMQLN; translated from the coding sequence ATGAATAATGTAACAATAATCGGACAAATTGAAGGTGCCCCACAATTGATTTATAGTTCAAAAGATGGAAATAAAAAATTATATAAATTTGTCTTAAGAGTGCCTAGATGATCTAAGGCCAAAGAAAATACAGTTGTAAATGATTATATCAATGTCAAAATTTGAAATAGCGTGTTAGGTGATGAGGATGATTATTTTGATCAAGCTTACATTGCAATTGAAGGCAGATTAGTCTCATTTGGAATTACTGACTCACAAAACTATGGAAATGAGTTAGTTGCAAATAAAATTATGCAACTAAATTAA
- a CDS encoding lipoprotein, producing the protein MRKILSILGAVSVSTIGVINAVSCTPRRYIPKEEEEIPEVKEFAKFDSFIDFLKMQMEKSDVVRFNTYNFWSNDGTEKSFLERLELMRDGVKNSINTSHWSLWRNYNSSGKVNNDVFMDKDGDETYTYLNKTLGKEMEEIFIDYYGIIYPQIRVQSGENGADWTIVPDNYTKSKALVIDQNYDTFRTYQRSGYVEIKVLESSIFWNLKPNENGYESFYVSEYGLVNDDGFRIWFDTNDIPPRKND; encoded by the coding sequence ATGAGAAAAATATTATCAATATTAGGAGCAGTCTCAGTTAGCACTATTGGTGTAATAAATGCAGTTTCATGTACTCCAAGAAGATATATCCCCAAAGAAGAGGAAGAAATCCCCGAAGTTAAAGAATTTGCTAAATTCGATAGTTTTATAGATTTTTTAAAAATGCAAATGGAAAAAAGTGATGTAGTTCGATTTAACACATATAATTTTTGATCAAATGATGGCACAGAGAAGTCATTTTTAGAGAGACTCGAATTAATGCGAGATGGCGTTAAAAATTCAATAAATACTTCACATTGAAGTCTTTGGAGAAATTACAATAGCAGTGGTAAAGTTAATAATGATGTCTTCATGGATAAAGATGGAGATGAAACATATACTTATTTAAATAAAACTTTAGGAAAAGAAATGGAAGAGATATTTATTGACTATTATGGCATTATTTATCCTCAGATTAGAGTTCAATCTGGTGAAAATGGAGCAGATTGGACAATTGTGCCTGACAATTATACAAAGTCAAAAGCTCTTGTAATTGATCAAAACTATGATACATTTCGAACTTATCAAAGGTCTGGTTATGTTGAAATAAAAGTACTTGAGTCATCAATTTTTTGAAATCTCAAACCAAATGAAAATGGTTATGAAAGTTTTTATGTTTCTGAATATGGGTTAGTGAATGATGATGGTTTTCGAATTTGGTTTGATACAAATGATATTCCACCACGAAAAAATGATTAG
- a CDS encoding lipoprotein yields MRKILSILGAISVSTIGIVNVVSCTPRRYIPEEEEEIPEVKELAKFDSFVDFLKMQMEKSDIVWFDTYSFRSNDGTEKSFLEKLDLMRDGVKKSINISRWSLWRDSGKVNTEVFMDKDGDETYTYLNKTLGKEMEEIFIDYYGIIYPQIRVQSDENEADWTIVPDDYTKSKALVIDLNTDTFLTYQRFGYVEIKVLESSIFWNLKPNENGYESFFITKKDVVNNDGYPIWFDREEIPTPEDNQDD; encoded by the coding sequence ATGAGAAAAATATTATCAATATTAGGAGCTATCTCAGTTAGTACGATTGGTATAGTGAATGTGGTGTCATGTACTCCAAGAAGATATATCCCTGAAGAAGAGGAAGAAATTCCTGAAGTTAAAGAACTTGCTAAATTTGATAGCTTTGTAGACTTTTTAAAAATGCAAATGGAAAAAAGTGACATAGTTTGATTTGATACATATAGTTTTCGATCAAATGATGGCACAGAGAAGTCATTTTTAGAGAAACTTGATTTAATGCGAGATGGTGTTAAAAAATCAATAAATATTTCACGTTGAAGTCTTTGGAGAGACAGTGGTAAAGTTAATACTGAAGTTTTCATGGATAAAGATGGAGATGAAACATATACTTATTTAAATAAAACTTTAGGAAAAGAAATGGAAGAGATATTTATTGACTATTATGGCATTATTTATCCTCAGATTAGAGTTCAATCTGATGAAAATGAAGCAGATTGGACAATTGTACCTGACGATTATACAAAGTCAAAAGCTCTTGTAATTGATCTAAACACTGATACATTTTTAACTTATCAAAGGTTTGGTTATGTTGAAATAAAAGTGCTTGAATCATCAATTTTTTGAAACCTCAAACCCAATGAGAACGGTTATGAAAGTTTCTTTATCACCAAGAAAGATGTTGTAAATAATGATGGTTATCCCATTTGATTTGATAGAGAAGAAATCCCAACCCCAGAAGATAATCAAGATGATTAA
- a CDS encoding CoA-disulfide reductase — MKTIIVGGSATGMGVAARLKRNDPNATIVVYQEKSYVSLGACGLPYFVAGNFSDPNNLIARSITAFEENGIIIVPNTQVFKIDFENKLVYFDNKTDSYDNLVIATGATPYIPPLVGVELKNVYTLTTLEDGIELKKAMQNPNIKNVAVIGAGFIGLEMSETLSELNKNVHLFELEERISPNAFDPEFSQFIKENLEKNKINVHLSTKVTEIKGTDQVQAVVLADNSLIEVDAVVLALGFRPNTEILRNTKLALAENGAIIIDETGHTNIDHVYSGGDAATSSNYITGELIYSPLATVASKIARVIADNIANKPAKFVGSIRSAVVRVFDLGYARTGLGEFEAKKQGYQIRTVLIKDKDQTNYVNGQTDLYLKIIMDIKSRQILGAQMSGAVKAMQRINTLAALIWSKVPVDEALEQIDLIYAPPFARTTDILHIALAKLNK; from the coding sequence GTGAAAACAATCATTGTTGGTGGTAGTGCTACTGGAATGGGAGTGGCTGCTAGACTTAAGAGAAATGATCCCAATGCCACTATTGTGGTTTATCAAGAAAAAAGTTATGTTTCATTAGGAGCTTGTGGTTTGCCATACTTTGTGGCTGGAAACTTTAGTGACCCAAATAATTTAATTGCTCGTTCAATCACAGCATTTGAAGAAAATGGTATCATCATTGTTCCAAATACACAAGTTTTTAAAATAGATTTTGAAAATAAATTAGTCTATTTTGATAATAAAACAGATAGTTATGATAACTTGGTAATTGCTACAGGTGCAACACCATATATTCCTCCACTAGTAGGGGTAGAGTTAAAAAATGTTTATACTTTAACAACCCTTGAAGATGGAATTGAGTTAAAAAAAGCAATGCAAAACCCAAACATAAAAAACGTTGCTGTAATTGGAGCAGGATTTATTGGTTTGGAAATGAGTGAAACTCTTAGTGAATTAAACAAAAATGTTCATTTATTTGAACTTGAAGAACGTATCTCTCCCAATGCTTTTGACCCAGAGTTTTCACAGTTTATTAAAGAAAATCTAGAAAAAAACAAGATTAATGTTCATTTGAGCACAAAAGTTACTGAAATTAAGGGTACTGACCAAGTTCAGGCAGTAGTTTTAGCAGATAATTCGCTTATTGAAGTTGATGCAGTGGTTTTAGCACTTGGTTTTAGACCAAATACTGAAATTTTAAGAAACACAAAACTAGCATTGGCAGAAAATGGTGCCATCATTATTGATGAAACTGGACATACAAATATTGATCATGTCTATTCTGGGGGTGATGCTGCAACATCATCAAACTATATTACTGGTGAGTTAATTTACTCACCACTAGCAACTGTAGCAAGTAAAATTGCAAGAGTAATTGCAGATAATATTGCAAATAAGCCAGCAAAATTTGTTGGTTCAATCCGTAGTGCAGTTGTTAGAGTTTTTGATTTAGGTTATGCAAGGACAGGATTGGGGGAATTTGAAGCCAAAAAGCAAGGTTATCAAATTAGAACAGTATTAATTAAAGACAAAGATCAAACCAATTATGTTAATGGGCAAACAGATCTTTATTTAAAAATTATTATGGATATAAAATCACGTCAGATTTTAGGAGCCCAAATGAGTGGTGCTGTTAAAGCTATGCAAAGAATTAATACTTTAGCAGCTTTAATTTGAAGCAAAGTTCCAGTTGATGAAGCTTTAGAGCAAATTGACTTAATTTATGCACCTCCATTTGCTCGAACAACAGATATCTTGCATATTGCATTAGCTAAATTAAATAAATAA
- a CDS encoding DNA-processing protein DprA, with product MESILLYLTLKYEGQWDDIYQALLNKERVTVSELHRAITKVTCNYITILSPYYPNCFKSTNKPPFVIFYQGEISLLNSNKQIIGIVGGKNVDLATQEKVVKLIS from the coding sequence ATGGAATCAATTTTATTGTATTTGACATTAAAATATGAAGGTCAATGAGATGATATTTATCAAGCCTTACTAAACAAAGAACGTGTCACAGTTAGTGAATTGCATCGAGCAATTACCAAAGTTACTTGTAATTACATTACAATCTTAAGTCCATATTACCCAAATTGCTTTAAAAGTACCAATAAACCGCCATTTGTGATCTTTTACCAAGGTGAAATTAGCTTGTTAAATTCAAACAAACAAATTATTGGTATTGTTGGGGGTAAAAATGTTGATTTAGCCACACAAGAAAAAGTTGTAAAACTTATAAGCTAA
- a CDS encoding dicarboxylate/amino acid:cation symporter, producing the protein MLANTMLRDFVGISQWQSLVAITLFIATQIGFWFFLKKIKLQFMYRVIIGFGIGLVYGIIIQAIIGFLPTEYFNGSEELGILKFSDPDSKLYWVYELNNWAQFFKRIFINGITLLTIPIVFIAIFKVTSKPGEKGVGRISIKGIALLLSNVAFAFTVTFILGYFLNAGGGLNLQPNLDGAIANNERYQAVVIPNLISGYFPTNIFATLAGSSIIPVMVISALAGSSVKILSKRKAVQMQAIRNAMDTGWDVSMSILMTFMKFMPLAVMSMITVSITSRPIGALATLGKIIGIGYLGIFISILWLTLLVRISGLKIGAWWKKAWRPLLQGFATQSSNATLPTTIDTIRNDLKISDAVTSTVAPLSTTMGLMACAGVQSGLVTSILWTGTGPGTIVHDLNIWVFFIMGLVVTLIASLGIAGIPGTATVVTVGVLGGLGFVGYVDAVLAVIAPLDGLFDMGRTGNNVLAAVAAAPIVAKSEGMIEEGSPLLNDRAIIKQNQILQLKENKYQYLDELANVTKTFEKASRNNELSATDKKDLKQKFVEQKSGFKEQYLSQKEQIKQNFSEQLSKMPTKTTKK; encoded by the coding sequence ATGTTAGCAAACACAATGCTACGTGACTTTGTTGGGATAAGTCAATGGCAATCACTAGTTGCAATCACGTTGTTTATTGCAACTCAGATTGGTTTTTGATTCTTTTTAAAGAAGATTAAATTACAATTCATGTATCGTGTTATTATTGGTTTTGGAATCGGATTGGTTTACGGAATCATCATCCAAGCCATTATTGGTTTTTTACCCACTGAATATTTCAATGGTAGTGAAGAACTGGGAATATTAAAGTTTAGTGATCCAGATAGTAAACTTTATTGAGTTTATGAATTAAATAACTGAGCTCAATTCTTCAAACGTATCTTTATTAATGGAATCACTTTATTAACAATTCCAATTGTTTTTATAGCTATTTTTAAAGTAACTTCAAAACCTGGTGAAAAAGGTGTTGGACGTATTAGTATTAAAGGGATTGCCCTATTGTTATCAAATGTGGCTTTTGCTTTTACAGTAACTTTTATTTTAGGATACTTTTTAAATGCTGGGGGAGGGTTGAACCTACAACCAAACCTTGATGGTGCTATTGCAAATAATGAACGTTACCAAGCAGTAGTAATTCCTAACCTAATTTCAGGTTATTTTCCAACCAACATTTTTGCAACCTTAGCAGGGTCATCAATTATTCCAGTAATGGTAATTAGTGCTTTAGCTGGAAGTTCAGTAAAAATTTTAAGTAAAAGAAAAGCTGTGCAAATGCAAGCAATCAGAAATGCCATGGATACAGGTTGAGATGTTTCAATGTCAATTTTGATGACATTTATGAAATTTATGCCTTTAGCAGTTATGTCAATGATTACAGTGTCAATAACTTCTCGTCCAATTGGTGCCCTAGCAACTTTAGGAAAAATAATTGGAATTGGTTATTTAGGAATATTTATTTCAATTTTATGATTAACTTTATTGGTTAGAATTTCAGGATTAAAAATTGGAGCTTGATGAAAAAAAGCTTGAAGACCATTATTACAAGGTTTTGCAACGCAATCATCAAATGCAACTTTACCAACAACAATCGACACAATCCGCAATGATTTAAAGATTAGTGATGCAGTTACTAGTACAGTAGCTCCACTATCAACTACAATGGGATTAATGGCTTGTGCTGGAGTTCAATCAGGATTAGTTACAAGCATCCTTTGAACTGGAACTGGTCCAGGTACTATAGTGCATGATTTAAACATTTGAGTGTTCTTTATTATGGGGCTAGTAGTTACTTTAATTGCCTCACTAGGAATTGCTGGGATTCCTGGAACTGCAACAGTTGTAACTGTTGGGGTTCTTGGTGGACTTGGTTTTGTAGGTTATGTTGATGCAGTTTTAGCAGTTATAGCTCCACTTGATGGGTTATTTGATATGGGAAGAACGGGAAACAACGTTTTAGCGGCTGTTGCAGCCGCCCCAATTGTGGCAAAATCTGAAGGTATGATTGAAGAGGGTTCCCCTTTATTAAATGATCGTGCCATAATTAAACAAAATCAGATTTTACAACTTAAAGAAAATAAATATCAATATTTAGATGAACTTGCCAATGTTACTAAGACTTTTGAAAAAGCTAGCAGAAATAATGAACTGTCAGCAACTGATAAAAAAGACTTAAAACAGAAATTTGTTGAACAAAAATCTGGTTTCAAAGAGCAATATTTAAGTCAAAAAGAACAAATTAAACAAAATTTTAGTGAACAATTAAGTAAAATGCCAACAAAAACTACTAAAAAGTAG
- the obgE gene encoding GTPase ObgE — protein sequence MKFVDLAYFNIKSGKGGDGAVSFRHELYVPDGGPNGGDGGKGGDVIFVADEGKSSLLDLKLQKFYAAQDGFKGDIKNMHGKNGKDVIIKVPVGTVLYDAQSNKLLADFIENDQTQVLAIGGRGGRGNARFANSRNKAPTIFEAGDPAIEINIKAELKVLADVGFVGLPNAGKSTLLRAISNSKPEVADYPFTTINPQLGVSRDKSGRTFTVADLPGLIAGASLGKGLGHEFLRHIERCRIICHVIDMSGNYGTEDVVQNYELIKHELKEYNLNLDKRFEIIVANKIDLDEAQINVLYFKEKYPNKLIVEISGLKKQNIEKLLLTIGDALEQVKDEPLWLINDDVAIGYKVYKFEGDTKDVQVKNLGNGRWSVSGADVLKVYQKTPISTDDNLLLFNEKLKKLGVYDTLREKGAQKGDYVRIFDIELEWMD from the coding sequence ATGAAATTTGTAGATTTAGCTTATTTTAATATCAAATCAGGCAAAGGCGGCGATGGAGCTGTCTCATTTCGTCATGAACTTTATGTTCCAGATGGAGGTCCGAATGGAGGAGATGGCGGCAAAGGCGGCGATGTCATTTTTGTAGCTGATGAAGGTAAATCATCACTTTTGGATTTAAAGTTGCAAAAATTTTATGCAGCTCAAGATGGTTTTAAAGGTGATATTAAAAATATGCATGGGAAAAATGGTAAAGATGTCATCATTAAAGTTCCTGTTGGAACAGTTTTGTATGATGCTCAGTCTAATAAATTACTAGCAGATTTTATTGAAAATGATCAAACCCAAGTGTTAGCAATTGGTGGTAGAGGGGGCAGAGGGAATGCTCGCTTTGCTAATTCAAGAAATAAGGCTCCAACAATTTTTGAAGCAGGTGATCCAGCAATTGAAATTAACATAAAAGCTGAGTTAAAAGTCTTAGCAGATGTTGGGTTTGTTGGTTTACCAAATGCTGGAAAATCAACACTTCTGAGAGCTATTTCAAATTCAAAACCAGAAGTGGCAGATTATCCATTTACAACAATTAACCCACAATTAGGTGTCAGTCGTGATAAAAGTGGGCGAACTTTTACTGTGGCAGATTTACCTGGATTGATTGCTGGGGCAAGTTTAGGGAAAGGGTTAGGGCATGAGTTTTTAAGACATATTGAAAGGTGTCGCATTATTTGTCATGTTATTGATATGTCAGGAAATTATGGAACTGAAGATGTGGTCCAAAATTATGAATTAATTAAACATGAATTAAAAGAATATAATTTAAACTTAGACAAAAGATTTGAAATAATTGTGGCTAATAAAATTGACTTAGATGAAGCTCAAATCAATGTGCTTTATTTTAAAGAAAAGTATCCAAACAAATTGATTGTAGAAATCTCTGGTTTAAAAAAACAAAATATTGAAAAATTATTGTTAACCATTGGTGATGCTTTAGAACAAGTTAAAGATGAACCTTTATGACTAATTAATGATGATGTGGCAATTGGTTATAAAGTTTACAAATTTGAAGGTGATACTAAAGATGTCCAGGTTAAAAACTTGGGTAATGGTCGTTGAAGTGTTAGTGGAGCTGATGTTTTAAAAGTTTATCAAAAAACACCAATTTCAACTGATGACAATTTGCTATTGTTTAATGAAAAGTTAAAAAAACTTGGTGTCTATGATACCTTACGTGAAAAAGGTGCACAAAAAGGTGATTATGTGCGTATCTTTGATATTGAATTGGAATGAATGGACTAA
- a CDS encoding lipoprotein, whose product MRKILSILGAISVSAIGVINVVSCTPRRYIPEEEEEIPKVKELVKFDSFKEFLKMQMEKSEIFYDLKDLYQISSRKNWSGHNQDENMWQFWAKIEYSMRNRIASPLRYAVSKFERDYSENKTINDWVFKDKDGDETYSYLDYKFPNNAPSGIFEMYKLIFPKMRYESKNGYDEWTLEDHSFSEFNGLVIDEIKSAYDTFIQYGYVEVKVLESSIFWDLNPNENKYESFFITEKGVLNANGYSIWFDRKEIPKPNQSS is encoded by the coding sequence ATGAGAAAAATATTATCAATATTAGGAGCAATCTCAGTTAGTGCCATTGGTGTAATAAATGTGGTTTCATGTACTCCAAGAAGATATATCCCCGAAGAAGAGGAAGAAATCCCTAAAGTTAAAGAACTTGTTAAATTTGATAGTTTTAAAGAGTTTTTGAAAATGCAAATGGAAAAAAGTGAAATATTCTATGACTTAAAGGATCTGTATCAAATATCATCTAGAAAAAACTGGTCGGGCCATAATCAAGATGAAAACATGTGGCAATTTTGAGCAAAAATAGAATATTCTATGAGAAACAGAATTGCCAGCCCTCTTAGATATGCAGTGTCTAAGTTTGAAAGAGATTATAGTGAAAATAAAACAATAAATGACTGAGTTTTTAAAGACAAAGATGGAGATGAAACATACTCATATTTAGATTATAAATTCCCAAATAATGCCCCATCAGGCATATTTGAAATGTATAAACTTATTTTTCCAAAAATGAGATATGAATCTAAAAATGGATATGATGAATGAACCTTAGAAGATCATAGCTTTTCAGAATTTAATGGACTAGTGATTGATGAAATTAAAAGTGCATATGATACATTTATTCAATATGGTTATGTTGAAGTAAAAGTACTTGAATCATCAATCTTTTGAGACCTTAATCCTAATGAAAACAAATATGAAAGTTTCTTTATTACTGAAAAAGGAGTTTTAAATGCAAATGGTTATTCCATTTGATTTGATAGAAAAGAAATCCCTAAACCTAATCAAAGTTCTTAA
- a CDS encoding DUF3196 family protein gives MADNYYETLLKDIQIFIDNQEYNNAAKLITNELAAPYIPGDIEVKLYEYNQIINQHLVNDLDDSMLTWNVDKVAQIMQQSLNQEMHLLAFEALRGLNARQIIPLIKTYLQDKAIKNEYKTFLMMILIEQKVDEDFLVYKNDNKIEIIFNPATFDVSESQKFLADLEMQLELLVNSKNPSLYTVCKNYASAYFYNVFPIFRLDQFELNDVLAFIIMHSKKALGLEWEKPLTNLLTYNHDKALMLLEKYQASF, from the coding sequence ATGGCAGATAATTATTATGAAACATTACTAAAAGATATCCAAATTTTCATTGACAACCAAGAATACAATAATGCTGCAAAACTTATTACCAATGAATTGGCAGCTCCCTACATTCCAGGTGACATTGAGGTTAAACTCTATGAGTATAACCAAATCATTAATCAACATTTAGTGAATGATTTAGATGATTCAATGTTAACTTGAAATGTCGACAAGGTGGCCCAAATAATGCAACAAAGTTTAAATCAAGAAATGCATTTGTTAGCATTTGAAGCATTAAGAGGGTTAAATGCTCGCCAAATCATCCCACTGATTAAAACCTACTTACAAGATAAGGCAATTAAAAATGAATACAAAACTTTTTTAATGATGATTTTAATTGAGCAGAAAGTTGATGAAGATTTTTTAGTATATAAAAATGATAATAAAATTGAGATTATTTTTAATCCAGCAACTTTTGATGTTTCTGAATCACAAAAATTTTTAGCAGATTTAGAAATGCAATTAGAACTGTTAGTAAATTCAAAAAACCCTAGTCTATATACTGTTTGTAAAAACTATGCAAGTGCCTACTTTTACAATGTTTTTCCAATTTTCAGACTTGATCAATTTGAACTTAATGATGTTTTAGCTTTTATTATTATGCACTCAAAAAAAGCTTTGGGGTTAGAGTGAGAAAAACCATTAACAAATTTATTAACATACAATCATGATAAAGCCTTGATGCTTTTGGAAAAATATCAAGCTAGCTTTTAA